The genomic window GCCCAAGCGTCACCAGCGTGTGCCCTTCATCGCCAAGCCGTTCCATGTACAGGCGCTGCAGCAGGCGGTGCAGACCGTGATCGGTGCCGGCGGCATCACGCCGCCGCCGCAGTGAAGGCCGCGAACCGTTCATCACCCTCCTGCAGGGTCACCTCCCCGGCCGGCGTGTCGTCGATCCCGCGGGTGTTGGCCCGGCTGTACCCGCTGATGCCCGGCAAGCGCTCATGCACGATCAGCAGACGGCGCGCGTAGCCGATCACCGATGCGTCAGTGCAACGGCACCTTCAGGATCGACGGCGCCGATGCCGGTGAGCTGAAGGTCACCGCCCCGCCCAGCTGGCTGATGCCGGCGTAGCGCAGGTCCACGGTGTCCACCACCAGGGTCAGCCGGCTGCCGGCCGGCAGGTTCCAGCTGCTGGCTTCCAGGCGCAGGTCGATGGTGCGCGCCTGCCCTACGCCCGCACCGCGCAGCGTGTAGGGGGCGTGGCTGATCAACTGGCCATTGCCCAGCATGTCCTCTGCATACAGGTAGGCATACAGCGTGGTGTCGGCGCGGCTGGGGGTCACCGTCAGCCGCACTTCCGGCGCACCGTCCAGGCGCCGCGCGCTCCAGTACACCGGTCCCTGCCAGACACCGGCGGCGTTGCGGCCGATGAACGGTACATAGGCACCGGGTGGCACGTTGATCATCTGCAGGGCGCCGGACACCAGCGCCACGCCGGAACTGGCGGCGGTGGCCAGGCCACTGCCGATCCGGTAGCTCCAGCCGGCGCCGGCGGCGTCGCCGGCCAGGCCGCCGGTCGGCTGCAGCAGGCCACGCGGGGCGGTCAGCGCATAGCGGGTTGCACCGTTCGCGGTTGCCTGCCAGTCCGGGTAGCGGTTCCAGCGGCCCTGCTGCGATTTCAGCTGCACGGCGGGCTGCTGGTCGATGCCGTTGGCGGCGCCCTTGAGGTAGTGGTCGAACCAGTCGCCGACCGTGGCATAGACCTCGTTGGGCACGCCCAGCGCACCCAGCGCCTCGTTCAGCGCATGGTCGCCGTGGCGCAGCTGCAGCTGCTTGGGGCCTTCCAGCGCGGTGAAGAAATCCACCAGCTGGCCCGGCGGAAACAGGCTGTCGTTGAACGCGTTGGCCAGGAAGATGGCGGGCCGGTTGGCATTGAGCGCGTCGATGCCCGCGGCCGGGCTGCGGATCGCGGCGACCGGCAGCAGTGAGTCCACCGCACCCTGGTAATTGCCGGCCAGCACGTGGCGGTTGATGGTGGCCAGCTCCGGTCCGGGCCGGCCGGTGGCCAGGCCCGCCGCCACCAGCAGGGCGATGCCCTGCGCACTGGGGGTGTGGTTGCTGTAGAGCGAGGACGGCAGATCGGCCCAGCCACTGAGAGCGGCAACGGCCTTGATGCGGGGATCGCGCGCAGCGGCCAGCAGTCTGGTGCCGGCGCCGTAGGAAATGCCGGAAACGCCGATGCGCGCCGGGTCGGCCCGGGTGTTGTCCAGCGCCCAGTCGATCATGGCGCTGACATCCTCGACGGTGGCCGGTCCGGCGATATCGATGCCACCGCCCGACTCCCAGAACCCGCGCGAGCTGTAACTGATGACCACGTAGCCACGCTGGGCCAGCGCCTGTGCAACGCCCACGTATTCCACCCCGGGCACCGCCCAGCTGCTGGGCATCACCAGCAGCGGGAAGCGGGCGTCGCCCTGGGCCTGCGGTTCGATGACGAACACCCCGAGCGGGGTGCCATCCCAGCTGGGAAGCGTCCGATGGGTCGTCTTGACCGCGGTGGCAAAGGCCACGGGGGTCAGCCCGGTCAGCAGGAACAACAGCAGCACCAGCTTGCGCATCGTGGTGTCTCCCCGTCGGTGGTGGTGCAACGGCTGCGACCGTACCAGTGCGAATGGTGGCTCGCACCTTGCGACGCAACATGCCGGCAGCGGCCGGGCCACGGCGGGCGTGGGCGGGTGCCTGGCCGGTTGCGCTATGGGAAAATGGCCGGTGCCCTCCCCCACGGGCCGTGTCCAGGAGCCGTAGATGTCCCGTTTTCCGTTTGATGCCGTGCTGTTCGACTGCGATGGTGTGCTGGTGGATTCCGAGCCGCTGGTGGCCCGCGTGCTGGCGGAGATGCTGACCGAGCGCGGCTGGCCGCTGACCCCGGCGCAGGCCGGCGAGGTGTTCCTTGGCAAGTCCGTGGCCGGGCTGGCCGGACTGATCGAAGAACGTACCGGCAAGCCGTTCACCGAGGCCTGGCTGGAAGCGTTCCGCCAGCAGCGCAACCAGGCGCTGGAACGTGACCTGGTGGCGATCGCGGGCGCACCGCAGGCGGTGCGCGCGATCCACGCCGCGACGGGCGGCCGCATTGCCTGCGCTTCCGGCGCGGACCTGCACAAGGTCACGCTGCAGCTGCGCAAGGTCGGCCTGCTCGATGCCTTCGGCGACCACATCTTCAGCGGCCAGGACATGCCACGGACCAAGCCGCACCCGGACGTGTACCTGGCGGCAGCGGCGGCGCTGGGGGTGGACCCGAGGCGCTGCGCGGTGATCGAGGACACCGTGACCGGGGCCGCCGCCGGCGTGGCCGCCGGCGCCACCGTGTTCGGTTTCAGCGAGGGCGGCCCGCACCACAGCACGCCCGATGCCCTGCGTGCCGTGGGCGCGCAGGTGATCTTCCAGCGCATGGAGCAGCTGCCCGGGGTGCTGGCCGCCTACGCGGCCGATGCGATCGCCTGATCCGGCATCAACCTGCGGCCCCCGGCGCGCGGCTGCGGCGCTTGCCGGCGTAGTGCAGTGCGAACAGATACAGGCCGGTGAACAGCTGCAGGAACAGCGGCGGCAGCGGTGCATAGGTGATCCAAGCGGCAGGCTCGCCCTGCCCCAGCCCACGGGCGACGAAGTTGGCGATCACCGCCACGGTGAACACGATCGAGGTCCAGCGGTGCACCGGCCGCGCCCAGCCGCCGCGGCTCATTGCTGGCGCCTTGCGGCGGAACGGGCTTCGATCATCTTCCAGCCGTTGCCGGAAGGATCACGGAAACCGGCATCCACCGCGCCGTAGCGCTCGATCGGCGCCTGGGTGAATTCCACGCCTTTGGCCTGCCACTCGGCGTAGC from Stenotrophomonas sp. 704A1 includes these protein-coding regions:
- a CDS encoding HAD family hydrolase, with translation MSRFPFDAVLFDCDGVLVDSEPLVARVLAEMLTERGWPLTPAQAGEVFLGKSVAGLAGLIEERTGKPFTEAWLEAFRQQRNQALERDLVAIAGAPQAVRAIHAATGGRIACASGADLHKVTLQLRKVGLLDAFGDHIFSGQDMPRTKPHPDVYLAAAAALGVDPRRCAVIEDTVTGAAAGVAAGATVFGFSEGGPHHSTPDALRAVGAQVIFQRMEQLPGVLAAYAADAIA
- a CDS encoding alpha/beta fold hydrolase encodes the protein MRKLVLLLFLLTGLTPVAFATAVKTTHRTLPSWDGTPLGVFVIEPQAQGDARFPLLVMPSSWAVPGVEYVGVAQALAQRGYVVISYSSRGFWESGGGIDIAGPATVEDVSAMIDWALDNTRADPARIGVSGISYGAGTRLLAAARDPRIKAVAALSGWADLPSSLYSNHTPSAQGIALLVAAGLATGRPGPELATINRHVLAGNYQGAVDSLLPVAAIRSPAAGIDALNANRPAIFLANAFNDSLFPPGQLVDFFTALEGPKQLQLRHGDHALNEALGALGVPNEVYATVGDWFDHYLKGAANGIDQQPAVQLKSQQGRWNRYPDWQATANGATRYALTAPRGLLQPTGGLAGDAAGAGWSYRIGSGLATAASSGVALVSGALQMINVPPGAYVPFIGRNAAGVWQGPVYWSARRLDGAPEVRLTVTPSRADTTLYAYLYAEDMLGNGQLISHAPYTLRGAGVGQARTIDLRLEASSWNLPAGSRLTLVVDTVDLRYAGISQLGGAVTFSSPASAPSILKVPLH